Below is a window of Niabella agricola DNA.
TTACGGGCCCCGACGGCAAAACGCATGTATTCTTTTCGAGATGGAATGCAGCCAAAAAGATGAGTGGCTGGATTAACGGATCGGAGATCGTGCATGCCGTTGCAGATAAGCCGGAAGGTCCATATGAGGTGCGGGGTACCGTACTGCAACCCCGCCCGGGTTACTGGGACGCAACCACCTGCCACAATCCCTTTATTACTACCTTCAACAATAAGTACTACCTGTATTATATGGGCAATGCCAACGGAAAAACCAATACCAAACGGATCGGTTTGGCCGTGGCGGATACGTTGGATGGGCCCTGGGAACGCATGGACCACCCCCTGCTGGAGCCCGGGCGGAAAGGCAGCTGGGATGACCATTGTACCACCAACCCTTCCGTAATCCAGCACCCGGATGGCCGGTACTGGCTTTATTACAAATCCTGGAATACCCGGGAATACGAAACACAAACCGGCGCCGTACGAGGGAACCGGAAATACGGCCTGGCATTCAGCGACCAGCCCGAAGGCCCGTTCAAAAAATATGAAGGCAATCCCATTGTTGATTTTTCAAAAAGAGGGAACAACGCACAACTGGAGGATGCTTTTATATGGCAACAGGGCAATACATTTTATATGATTGCAAGGGATATGGGGTATTACAATCATGAATGCGGCATCATCCTTACTTCCCGGAACGGTATGGTATGGGGCAAGCCTAAAATTGCATTTTACGGGGCAGAGCGATATCTGCAACAACCACCGGCCCCACCCCAC
It encodes the following:
- a CDS encoding glycoside hydrolase family protein, producing MNRKTFVQQLSVLSAGVCIHTGGLMPSGPAPSAFSKHLKPLGRALELEGFYVWCNSPITGPDGKTHVFFSRWNAAKKMSGWINGSEIVHAVADKPEGPYEVRGTVLQPRPGYWDATTCHNPFITTFNNKYYLYYMGNANGKTNTKRIGLAVADTLDGPWERMDHPLLEPGRKGSWDDHCTTNPSVIQHPDGRYWLYYKSWNTREYETQTGAVRGNRKYGLAFSDQPEGPFKKYEGNPIVDFSKRGNNAQLEDAFIWQQGNTFYMIARDMGYYNHECGIILTSRNGMVWGKPKIAFYGAERYLQQPPAPPHLKRYGRFERPQLLLQKGKPTHLFTTSQGGKYHTASSFIFKIT